In a single window of the Rhineura floridana isolate rRhiFlo1 chromosome 3, rRhiFlo1.hap2, whole genome shotgun sequence genome:
- the LOC133378833 gene encoding carbohydrate sulfotransferase 6-like → MLIRITTFQLLISALLLLFLFSSWRRFDSHKGVSAATKTHVLILSSWRSGSTFAGQLFSQNPAVFYMMEPAKHVWNRMPWGSPELLQGPLRDLLRSIFLCDMEALCAYIENPSNVYNLFMWPMSRALCSPPACEAFSRSDIVGVKECQSQCGHTPFEKISEACTTYSHVAVKTVRFFQLEALYPLLRDPSLHLHVIHLVRDPRAVYASRQVVSLLPDDLLISNAVNSTPSTRGVMHKICRTQAEMYLAALYRMPPAWRGRYLLTRYEDLVGDPQGHLAKWYQFTGLTSSHRLESWLYNITHWPNGKKSGLSRVEPLGIQRNANMVSQAWRKHLSFQEVQDVQTICKQAMEVFGYKPVGSEEEQRDLTLDLVLPQRKTKSHAERP, encoded by the coding sequence ATGCTTATCCGAATCACCACTTTCCAACTTCTCATCTCAGCCCTGCTTCTGCTCTTCTTGTTCTCATCCTGGAGAAGGTTTGATTCCCACAAAGGGGTCTCAGCTGCAACCAAGACCCACGTGCTGATCCTCTCCAGCTGGCGCTCCGGGTCGACCTTCGCGGGGCAGCTTTTCAGCCAGAACCCAGCAGTCTTCTACATGATGGAACCAGCCAAGCACGTGTGGAACCGCATGCCCTGGGGCAGCCCTGAACTCCTCCAGGGGCCCCTGCGGGACTTGCTGCGCTCCATCTTTCTCTGTGACATGGAGGCCCTCTGTGCCTACATCGAAAACCCCAGCAACGTCTACAATCTTTTCATGTGGCCCATGAGCCGGGCACTGTGTTCTCCTCCGGCCTGCGAGGCCTTCAGCCGCTCTGACATTGTAGGTGTAAAAGAGTGTCAATCTCAGTGTGGCCACACCCCCTTTGAGAAGATTTCAGAAGCCTGCACCACCTACAGCCACGTGGCAGTGAAGACTGTTCGCTTCTTCCAGCTGGAAGCACTCTATCCACTCTTGAGGGATCCCTCCCTCCATCTCCACGTTATCCACTTGGTCAGAGACCCCCGTGCTGTGTATGCTTCCCGTCAGGTTGTTTCTCTTCTCCCCGATGACCTCCTCATCAGCAATGCCGTCAACAGCACCCCCAGCACCCGCGGAGTCATGCACAAGATCTGCCGCACCCAGGCTGAAATGTACCTCGCAGCCTTGTACCGCATGCCTCCAGCCTGGAGAGGGCGATACCTCCTGACGCGTTACGAGGACCTGGTGGGAGACCCACAGGGGCACCTGGCCAAGTGGTACCAGTTCACCGGCCTGACATCCTCCCATAGGCTCGAGTCTTGGCTCTACAACATAACGCACTGGCCCAATGGCAAGAAGTCTGGCCTTTCCAGGGTGGAGCCCTTGGGAATACAGAGAAATGCCAACATGGTCTCTCAGGCGTGGAGGAAGCATCTCAGCTTCCAGGAGGTGCAAGACGTTCAAACCATCTGTAAGCAAGCCATGGAAGTCTTTGGTTATAAGCCAGTTGGATCAGAGGAGGAGCAGAGAGATTTGACACTGGATCTTGTCCTTCCGCAGAGAAAAACTAAGTCCCATGCAGAGAGACCGTAG